One Manihot esculenta cultivar AM560-2 chromosome 6, M.esculenta_v8, whole genome shotgun sequence DNA segment encodes these proteins:
- the LOC110617770 gene encoding protein SGT1 homolog, with product MASDLERKAKEAFVDDHFELAAELLTQAIALSPASAEIYADRAQANIKLGNLTEAVADANKAIELDPSMAKAYFRKGTACIKLEEYETAKSALEIGASLAPEDTRFANLIKQCDECIADETADLSKQVLEAPANVVSKQVSEAVADAVSMEDVQPVIDLSGQVPVVTAAKPKYRHEFYQKPEEVVVTIFAKGLPASSVAVDFGEQILSVSINVPGEDPYHFQPRLFGKIIPAKCRYVVLSTKVEIRLAKADPIHWISLDYKMEPTVVQRVDVSSVNGSNKPSYPSSKPKAVDWDKLEAQVKKEEKEEKLDGDAALNKFFRDIYQDADEDTRRAMKKSFVESNGTVLSTNWKEVGSKKVEGSPPDGMEVKKWEY from the exons ATGGCGTCTGATCTCGAAAGGAAGGCCAAAGAGGCGTTCGTCGACGACCACTTCGAGTTGGCCGCCGAACTCTTAACTCAGGCCATCGCCCTAAGCCCTGCCAGCGCTGAGATCTACGCTGACCGCGCCCAGGCCAATATCAAGCTCGGCAATCTAACTG AGGCCGTTGCTGATGCAAACAAAGCGATTGAGCTGGATCCTTCGATGGCCAAAGCTTACTTCCGGAAAGG CACTGCATGCATAAAGCTTGAGGAGTATGAAACTGCCAAGTCAGCCTTGGAGATTGGTGCTTCTTTGGCCCCTGAGGACACTAGATTTGCTAATTTGATCAAACAATGTGATGAATGCATTGCTGATGAGACGGCTGATCTATCAAAACAAGTGTTAGAAGCTCCGGCAAACGTTGTGTCAAAACAAGTGTCAGAAGCTGTGGCAGATGCTGTCTCTATGGAAGATGTTCAACCAGTGATTGATCTTTCTGGCCAGGTGCCTGTAGTAACAGCAGCCAAACCAAAATATAG GCATGAATTCTACCAGAAGCCCGAAGAGGTGGTTGTGACTATATTTGCAAAGGGCTTACCAGCCAGCAGTGTTGCTGTTGACTTTGGTGAACAAATA CTGAGTGTCAGCATCAATGTTCCTGGTGAAGACCCATACCATTTTCAACCTCGCTTATTTGGGAAG ATAATACCTGCCAAGTGTAGATATGTTGTTTTGTCTACAAAGGTTGAAATCCGCCTTGCAAAAGCTGATCCTATACACTGGATCTCTCTTGATTACAAGATGGAACCAACAGTTGTACAAAGAGTTGACGTATCCTCAG TGAACGGGTCTAACAAACCTTCCTATCCATCATCGAAGCCAAAAGCAGTAGATTGGGACAAGCTTGAAGCTCAAGTGAAGAAGGAG GAGAAGGAGGAAAAGCTAGATGGTGATGCAGCTTTGAATAAATTTTTCCGGGACATATACCAAGACGCTGATGAAGACACAAGAAGGGCAATGAAAAAATCTTTT GTAGAATCAAATGGAACAGTGCTGTCCACAAACTGGAAAGAAGTGGGTTCAAAGAAGGTAGAAGGAAGCCCTCCTGATGGTATGGAGGTGAAGAAATGGGAGTACTGA
- the LOC110617786 gene encoding ABC transporter G family member 4, translated as MELQIPSKPLASLKTYNLTASSICYVKPTTIANTILPFFLFKPCTATPPICILQDVSFTACPSEILAIVGPSGAGKSTLLDILAARTSPTTGTLLLNSYPINPSSFRKLSAYVPQHDACLPLLTVSETFTFAARLLHPKSSEIANIVGSLLNELNLKHLADARLALGLSGGERRRVSIGLSLLHDPAVLLLDEPTSGLDSKSALNVMQTLKSIATSRYRTVILSIHQPSFKILSTIDKILLLSKGTVVHHGTLSSLQSFLLSNGFTVPPQLNALEYAMEILNQLPESKPRTQPSLLSSPDANARIPDSSNKARDIRYRSSRLHEILVLYNRFWKIIYRTRQLLLTNTLEALIVGLVLGTIYINIGFDKQGIEKRFGLFAFTLTFLLSSTTETLPIFISERPIILRETSSGVYRLSSYLVANTLVFLPYLLAIAIIYSVSIYFLVGLCASWQAFAYFVLVIWVIVLMANSFVLFLSSLAPNYIAGTSLVTILLGAFFLFSGYFISQDSMPKYWLFMHFLSMYKYALDALLINEYSCLVSKCFLWYDETHTCMVTGGDVLQKRGLQESHRWINIYILIGFFVFYRVLCLLVLIRRVSRSKK; from the coding sequence ATGGAGCTCCAAATACCATCCAAACCACTGGCCTCACTCAAGACTTACAACTTAACAGCCTCATCGATCTGCTATGTAAAACCTACCACCATAGCTAATACCATTTTGCCTTTCTTCCTCTTCAAACCCTGCACTGCAACTCCACCAATTTGTATTCTCCAGGATGTGTCTTTCACAGCCTGTCCATCTGAAATCCTTGCCATTGTTGGCCCCAGCGGAGCTGGAAAATCCACTCTACTCGACATTTTAGCTGCCCGCACTTCCCCAACCACTGGCACTCTCCTCCTCAATTCCTATCCTATCAACCCTTCATCGTTTCGCAAGCTCTCTGCTTATGTCCCGCAGCACGATGCATGTCTGCCTTTGCTCACTGTTTCTGAAACCTTCACCTTCGCTGCTCGACTTCTCCACCCAAAATCATCCGAAATAGCTAATATTGTTGGCTCTCTTCTCAATGAGCTCAACTTAAAGCACTTGGCTGACGCCCGGCTAGCTCTTGGCCTGTCAGGCGGTGAACGTCGACGCGTTTCAATAGGGCTGAGCCTCCTCCATGACCCTGCGGTCTTACTTCTCGATGAACCCACTTCGGGCCTTGATAGTAAATCAGCTCTTAATGTGATGCAAACCCTCAAGTCCATTGCCACATCACGTTATCGTACTGTGATTTTGTCCATTCACCAGCCCAGCTTCAAGATCCTTTCTACCATTGATAAAATACTTTTGTTATCCAAAGGAACTGTCGTTCACCATGGAACGCTTTCTTCCCTGCAAAGTTTCTTGCTCTCTAATGGCTTTACTGTCCCTCCTCAGCTCAATGCCCTTGAATATGCCATGGAAATATTAAATCAGCTCCCAGAGAGTAAACCACGTACACAACCATCTCTCCTTTCATCCCCAGATGCAAATGCCAGAATTCCTGATTCTAGTAACAAAGCAAGAGACATCAGATATAGGAGCTCAAGACTCCATGAAATCCTTGTTCTTTATAATAGGTTTTGGAAGATTATTTACAGAACAAGACAGCTTTTGTTGACAAATACACTGGAAGCTCTTATTGTTGGTCTTGTTTTAGGAACCATCTATATCAACATTGGATTCGACAAGCAAGGAATTGAAAAGAGGTTTGGTCTCTTTGCCTTCACTCTCACCTTTCTTCTCTCTTCCACAACTGAAACACTCCCAATCTTCATCAGTGAAAGGCCAATTATACTAAGAGAAACTTCAAGCGGGGTTTATAGACTCTCCTCTTATCTAGTAGCAAATACTCTGGTCTTCTTACCATACTTGCTTGCAATCGCTATCATATATTCTGTGTCGATATATTTCTTAGTGGGTCTTTGCGCTTCCTGGCAAGCTTTTGCTTACTTTGTTTTGGTCATATGGGTCATCGTCTTGATGGCAAATTCATTTGTTCTGTTCTTGAGCTCACTTGCACCAAATTATATAGCTGGAACTTCTCTGGTGACAATACTTCTTGGGgctttctttctcttctctggcTATTTCATTTCACAGGACAGCATGCCCAAGTACTGGCTTTTCATGCACTTCTTGTCTATGTATAAGTATGCTCTAGATGCCCTTCTCATCAATGAGTATTCTTGCCTTGTAAGTAAGTGTTTCCTGTGGTACGATGAGACCCATACTTGTATGGTGACTGGAGGCGATGTGTTGCAGAAGAGAGGATTGCAAGAGAGTCATAGATGGATTAACATCTACATTTTGATTGGATTCTTCGTCTTCTATCGTGTGCTTTGTTTGTTAGTCTTGATCAGAAGGGTTTCAAGATCCAAAAAGTAA
- the LOC110617788 gene encoding late embryogenesis abundant protein At1g64065, with amino-acid sequence MAENEQPTHPMVANEESGSGIEKPKELSKKKRMKCIAFAVAFTIFQTGVILAFVLIVLRFKSPKFRVLSGSFHNDPFQIGTEAAPSFNLTMNTQFGVKNTNFGHFKYEKSTVTFEYRGTAVGTVIIDRARTRARSTRKFDAMVVLKTDSVAENIEQLGRDISSGKLPLTSSSKLEGKIHLMKLIKKKKSAQMNCTMNVDIQTRTLQDIVCK; translated from the coding sequence atggcaGAGAACGAGCAACCAACCCATCCCATGGTAGCCAACGAAGAGTCAGGTTCAGGCATAGAAAAACCGAAAGAGCTGAGCAAAAAGAAGCGCATGAAATGCATAGCCTTTGCTGTGGCTTTTACAATCTTCCAAACTGGAGTAATATTGGCCTTTGTACTTATAGTTTTGCGTTTCAAGAGTCCAAAATTTAGGGTACTTTCTGGCTCATTTCATAATGATCCATTTCAAATTGGCACTGAGGCAGCTCCTTCCTTCAACTTGACGATGAACACTCAGTTTGGGGTGAAGAACACCAACTTTGGTCACTTTAAGTATGAAAAGAGCACTGTCACATTTGAATATAGGGGCACAGCTGTTGGAACTGTTATTATTGACAGAGCACGAACCAGGGCTAGATCCACTAGAAAATTCGATGCCATGGTGGTGCTGAAGACGGATAGTGTGGCTGAAAATATTGAGCAGCTAGGTAGAGATATCAGTTCAGGGAAGTTGCCACTTACTAGCTCCTCCAAGTTGGAAGGGAAAATTCACTTGATGAAACTGATCAAAAAGAAGAAATCTGCTCAAATGAATTGCACCATGAACGTTGATATCCAAACAAGAACCCTCCAGGACATCGTCTGCAAGTGA
- the LOC110617787 gene encoding membrane-associated kinase regulator 5 — translation MEALYFLKFWRPNLHNQAHRPSIGNSDTTEIISTVVDADYEFNEEEDSFFELELTVPDFDNSKCKNKSSIPLDNHIDAFDSKEETLHSWANKAGNIDRKFAPPNVSLAATDLSKRKILPIEPISKPESPISLLKSAPRFRVLMFKKSKSMAEHQTGKTGESEMKSVFVDTAKNKKQESKLLTVKFKLKEAANVPIFTRDNSLRKQISDDSSKRFPKEVIRKYLKLIKPLYIKVSKRQSEKPKFTGELSMPSPSSSPATQPSCSPKKEKQGSIPAGIRVVRKHLGKSKSASAATIVMPSTVNRRDDSLLLQHDGIQSAILHCKKSFSSSSSVDSSLFSRFANDPLHEKSMASPRNSHEDKGNN, via the exons aTGGAAGCTCTTTACTTCCTCAAGTTCTGGAGACCCAACCTCCACAACCAAGCCCACCGACCCTCTATTGGAAACAGTGACACCACCGAAATTATATCAACTGTGGTCGACGCAGATTATGAGTTCAATGAAGAGGAAGACTCATTCTTTGAATTGGAGCTTACTGTGCCTGATTTTGACAACAGTAAATGCAAAAACAAAAGCAGCATTCCACTAGACAACCATATTGACGCATTTGACTCTAAGGAAGAAACTCTACACAGCTGGGCCAACAAAGCCGGCAATATTGATCGCAAATTTGCACCACCAAATGTTTCTCTCGCTGCTACTGATCTGTCTAAAAGAAAGATCCTCCCCATTGAACCCATCTCAAAACCTGAGTCCCCCATCTCCCTCCTCAAATCAGCGCCACGATTTCGAGTCCTTATGTTCAAGAAATCAAAGTCAATGGCAGAGCACCAAACAGGAAAAACAGGGGAATCAGAGATGAAGAGCGTTTTTGTTGATACCGCAAAGAACAAAAAGCAAGAAAGCAAGCTCTTAACGGTTAAATTCAAGCTCAAAGAAGCTGCAAATGTTCCTATATTCACAAGGGATAACAGTTTGAGAAAGCAGATCTCAGATGATTCGTCAAAGAGATTCCCTAAGGAGGTAATACGAAAGTACTTGAAGCTAATCAAGCCCCTGTACATCAAAGTTTCCAAAAGGCAAAGCGAGAAGCCGAAATTCACGGGGGAATTGTCAATGCCATCACCATCATCTTCTCCGGCAACGCAGCCTTCTTGTTCTCCAAAGAAGGAGAAACAGGGGAGTATTCCAGCAGGGATTCGAGTGGTCCGTAAGCATCTCGGAAAGAGCAAATCCGCATCGGCGGCCACCATTGTTATGCCGTCAACGGTTAATAGGAGAGATGATTCCCTGCTTCTGCAGCATGACGGTATCCAAAGCGCCATTCTGCATTGCAAGAAATCTTTCAGCTCTTCTAGTTCCGTTG ATTCTTCTCTCTTCTCGCGATTTGCAAATGATCCTTTGCATGAGAAATCTATGGCTTCACCGAGAAATTCCCATGAAGACAAAGGAAATAATTAG
- the LOC110616721 gene encoding F-box protein At5g52880 — translation MSNSTERYQKLAFKEALSRIHHYPVACKDLSFILREAYQKLPKNLQSVVYQDTLTAIRLLPEIQTCSAVSAAHLLLRSAEAVLPKQRKILAVTEFKHSKVAHKRRSKAHQEEETPAATELPQDVLLHIFSFLDIQSLVSVSLVSWSWNFAAHNNQLWHSLYAIFFGSKCDTMLQNGRQGENKEFTLLQEHADARTSIDWREAFKRKYMGNSSKRLASNRGYCVNCETIVWVDNMKCCNGECGFWQILPVSAHQVVEYLLYGSSSIPSSSDSDSESDEGSIHRLWAYPRYMGRYQKVQNK, via the exons ATGTCGAATTCAACTGAAAGATACCAGAAGCTAGCGTTTAAGGAAGCTTTGTCAAGAATCCACCATTACCCAGTAGCCTGCAAAGATCTCAGCTTCATTCTCAGAGAAGCTTAtcaaaaactccctaagaatCTTCAATCCGTCGTCTACCAAGACACCCTCACCGCCATTCGTCTCCTTCCTGA AATACAGACATGCAGCGCTGTTTCAGCAGCCCATCTTCTGCTCAGGAGCGCAGAGGCTGTATTGCCCAAACAGAGGAAAATTTTGGCTGTAACAGAATTTAAACATTCAAAGGTTGCTCATAAGAGGCGCTCTAAAGCTCATCAGGAGGAAGAAA CTCCTGCTGCGACTGAATTGCCACAAGATGTTCTATTACACATCTTCAGCTTCCTGGATATCCAGTCTTTAGTTTCTGTCAGCCTAGTCTCTTG GTCATGGAATTTCGCAGCTCACAATAACCAGCTGTGGCACTCCCTCTATGCTATATTTTTTGGTAGCAAGTGTGACACTATGCTGCAGAACGGAAGGCAGGGTGAAAATAAGGAGTTCACTCTTTTGCAGGAGCATGCGGATGCTAGAACAAGTATTGATTGGAGAGAGgcctttaaaagaaaatatatgg GCAATTCATCAAAGAGGTTAGCATCTAACAGGGGATATTgtgttaattgtgaaacaatagTTTGGGTAGATAATATGAAATGCTGTAATGGAGAATGTGGATTTTGGCAAATCCTGCCTGTATCTGCTCACCAG GTTGTTGAATATTTATTATACGGATCATCATCAATTCCATCTTCTTCAGACAGTGACAGTGAATCAGACGAAGGGTCGATCCACAGGTTGTGGGCCTACCCCAGATACATGGGTAGATATCAGAAGGTTCAGAACAAGTAA
- the LOC110616647 gene encoding uncharacterized protein LOC110616647: MEQKNFLLSALSVGVGVGVGLGLASGQSTNRRAGGNGSPDDISAEQIEHELIRQVTDGRDSKVTFDEFPYYLSDITRVSLTSAAYIHLKHSDVSRHTRNLSPASRAILLSGPTELYQQMLAKALAHYFESKLLLLDVSDFSIKMQNKYGCTKKESSLKRSISEATLERMSSLFGSFSMPPQQEIRGTLRRQSSSLDIRSRGTEGTNNHGKVRRNASIASDMSSMASQFAPTNSASLKRVSGWCFDEKLFLQSLYKVLVSISERSSIILYLRNVEKVFLQSERMYNFFRKFLKKLSGSILILGSHMVDQDDDCRQVDERLTMVFPYIIEITPPEDETDLVSWKAQLEEDMKMIQFQDNKNHIVEVLAANDIECDDLLSICHADTMVLSNYIEEIVVSAISYHLMNNKNPEYRNGKLVISSKSLSHGLSIFQEGKSGGRDTMKLETNCEVGKDTEGEEAVGAKTESKSETSAPENKGEIEKSVPGAKKDGENLPPAKAPEVPPDNEFEKRIRPEVIPASEIGVTFADIGALDETKESLQELVMLPLRRPDLFKGGLLKPCKGILLFGPPGTGKTMLAKAIANEAGASFINVSMSTITSKWFGEDEKNVRALFSLAAKVSPTIIFVDEVDSMLGQRTRVGEHEAMRKIKNEFMTHWDGLLTKPGERILVLAATNRPFDLDEAIIRRFERRIMVGLPSIESREMILKTLLAKEKTEDLDFKELATMTEGYSGSDLKNLCTTAAYRPVRELIQQERLKDKERKPNAEEDASSEEDSSTKEEDKEERVITLRALNMEDMRQAKNQVAASFASEGSIMNELKQWNELYGEGGSRKKQQLTYFL; this comes from the exons ATGGAGCAGAAGAATTTCTTGTTGTCTGCGTTGAGCGTAGGAGTAGGAGTTGGGGTTGGGCTGGGATTGGCATCTGGGCAGAGCACGAATAGACGGGCTGGTGGAAATGGTTCTCCAGATGATATTTCCGCTGAGCAGATTGAGCATGAGTTGATCAGACAGGTCACCGATGGCAGAGACAGTAAGGTCACTTTTGACGAGTTTCCTTATTATCTCAG TGATATAACTCGGGTTTCATTGACGAGTGCTGCATATATCCATTTAAAGCACTCGGACGTTTCCAGGCACACCAGGAATCTCTCACCTGCCAGTAGGGCCATTTTGCTCTCAGGACCTACTG AACTTTACCAGCAAATGCTCGCCAAGGCTTTAGCGCATTACTTTGAGTCCAAATTGCTGTTACTGGATGTTTCTGATTTTTCCATCAAG ATGCAGAACAAATATGGATGCACTAAAAAGGAATCT TCTTTAAAGAGATCCATATCAGAGGCAACTTTGGAACGAATGTCCAGTTTATTTGGTTCTTTCTCAATGCCTCCTCAACAAGAAATTAGAG GCACATTACGTCGGCAAAGCAGTAGTTTGGATATTAGATCAAG AGGTACGGAAGGTACGAATAATCATGGCAAAGTACGTAGAAATGCCTCTATTGCCTCTGACATGAGTAGCATGGCCTCCCAATTTGCTCCCACAAATTCAG CTTCCCTCAAGCGAGTGAGTGGCTGGTGTTTCGATGAGAAACTCTTTCTACAATCGCTTTACAAG GTATTGGTTTCAATATCAGAAAGAAGTTCTATCATCTTATATCTTAGGAACGTGGAGAAGGTTTTTCTCCAATCAGAAAGGATGTACAATTTTTTCAGAAAATTCTTGAAGAAACTTTCTGGTTCAATTTTGATACTTGGCTCCCATATGGTGGACCAAGATGATGATTGTAGACAAGTAGATGAGAGACTCACCATGGTATTCCCGTACATTATTGAGATTACACCACCAGAAGATGAGACTGATCttgtcagctggaaggcacagTTGGAAGAGGACATGAAGATGATTCAGTTCCAGGATAACAAAAACCACATTGTTGAGGTACTTGCAGCAAATGATATTGAATGTGATGATTTGCTTTCAATTTGTCACGCAGACACAATGGTTCTTAGCAATTACATAGAAGAAATTGTGGTATCAGCAATATCATATCATCTGATGAATAATAAGAATCCAGAATACCGAAATGGAAAGCTTGTTATATCATCTAAGAG CTTGTCCCACGGATTGAGTATATTCCAAGAAGGCAAATCTGGTGGGAGAGATACTATGAAACTGGAAACAAATTGTGAAGTTGGCAAG GACACCGAAGGGGAAGAGGCTGTTGGTGCAAAGACTGAATCAAAGTCTGAAACCTCAGCCCCTGAAAATAAGGGTGAAATAGAGAAATCTGTCCCTGGAGCAAAGAAAGATGGGGAGAATCTACCTCCAGCTAAAGCACCT GAAGTTCCTCCTGACAATGAATTCGAGAAACGAATCAGGCCAGAGGTTATCCCTGCAAGTGAGATTGGAGTGACATTTGCAGATATTGGAGCCTTGGATGAGACTAAAGAATCACTTCAGGAGCTAGTCATGCTCCCTCTTCGAAGACCAGACCTGTTCAAAGGTGGACTTCTTAAGCCTTGCAAAGGCATATTGCTATTTGGCCCTCCAGGAACAGGAAAAACAATGCTGGCCAAGGCCATTGCAAATGAAGCTGGAGCAAGTTTCATTAATGTCTCAATGTCTACCATCACTTCAAAATGGTTTGGTGAAGACGAAAAGAATGTCCGAGCTCTGTTTTCACTTGCTGCAAAGGTCTCCCCAACTATCATTTTTGTTGATGAGGTTGATAGCATGCTTGGGCAGCGGACTAGAGTTGGTGAACATGAGGCCATGAGGAAGATAAAAAATGAGTTCATGACGCATTGGGATGGACTGTTGACAAAACCCGGTGAGCGAATTCTTGTCCTTGCTGCAACCAACAGGCCATTTGACCTTGATGAAGCAATTATTCGGCGGTTTGAGCGCAG AATTATGGTTGGTCTTCCATCCATTGAAAGTAGGGAAATGATCTTGAAAACTCTTCTGGCAAAAGAGAAAACTGAAGATCTGGACTTCAAGGAACTTGCAACCATGACAGAAGGATATAGTGGAAGTGATCTCAAG AACTTGTGCACGACAGCCGCTTATCGGCCTGTTAGAGAGTTAATACAGCAGGAGAGATTGAAGGATAAA GAAAGAAAGCCGAATGCTGAAGAAGACGCAAGCTCAGAAGAAGATTCAAGCACAAAGGAAGAAGACAAAGAGGAGCGAGTGATTACTCTGAGGGCTTTAAACATGGAAGATATGAGGCAGGCAAAGAATCAG GTTGCTGCTAGTTTCGCATCTGAGGGTTCAATAATGAATGAGCTAAAGCAATGGAATGAGTTGTATGGAGAAGGAGGTTCAAGGAAGAAGCAACAATTGACTTACTTCCTCTAG